A window of Rhinolophus ferrumequinum isolate MPI-CBG mRhiFer1 chromosome X, mRhiFer1_v1.p, whole genome shotgun sequence contains these coding sequences:
- the TCEAL1 gene encoding transcription elongation factor A protein-like 1 isoform X1, with protein MKTIANMEKSCQANEEQPQSAPKTEEEQPPAEQSSEEPSPEEPSSEEPSLEEQSSEEQSSEEEFFPEELLPELLPEMLVAEERPPQERLSRKDLFEARPPMEQPPCGVGKHKLEEGSFKERLARSRPQFRGDIHGRNLSNEEMIKVAEEMEEMKRVRNKLMIMHWKARRNRPYPM; from the coding sequence ATGAAGACCATTGCCAACATGGAAAAATCCTGCCAAGCAAATGAAGAACAGCCACAGAGCGCGCCCAAGACGGAGGAGGAGCAACCTCCCGCGGAGCAGTCTTCCGAAGAGCCGAGTCCAGAGGAGCCGTCGTCCGAAGAGCCGAGTCTAGAGGAGCAGTCCTCCGAGGAGCAGTCCTCGGAGGAGGAGTTCTTTCCCGAGGAACTCCTGCCCGAGCTCCTGCCGGAGATGCTGGTGGCGGAGGAGCGCCCCCCTCAGGAGCGCCTTTCTCGGAAGGACCTGTTCGAGGCGCGCCCTCCCATGGAGCAGCCTCCTTGTGGAGTGGGGAAACATAAGCTGGAAGAAGGAAGCTTTAAGGAAAGGCTGGCTCGTTCTCGCCCGCAATTTAGAGGGGACATACACGGTAGAAATTTGAGCAACGAGGAGATGATAAAGGTAGCAGAGGAGATGGAAGAGATGAAAAGAGTACGAAACAAATTGATGATCATGCACTGGAAGGCCAGACGGAACCGTCCTTATCCTATGTAA
- the TCEAL1 gene encoding transcription elongation factor A protein-like 1 isoform X2 encodes MEKSCQANEEQPQSAPKTEEEQPPAEQSSEEPSPEEPSSEEPSLEEQSSEEQSSEEEFFPEELLPELLPEMLVAEERPPQERLSRKDLFEARPPMEQPPCGVGKHKLEEGSFKERLARSRPQFRGDIHGRNLSNEEMIKVAEEMEEMKRVRNKLMIMHWKARRNRPYPM; translated from the coding sequence ATGGAAAAATCCTGCCAAGCAAATGAAGAACAGCCACAGAGCGCGCCCAAGACGGAGGAGGAGCAACCTCCCGCGGAGCAGTCTTCCGAAGAGCCGAGTCCAGAGGAGCCGTCGTCCGAAGAGCCGAGTCTAGAGGAGCAGTCCTCCGAGGAGCAGTCCTCGGAGGAGGAGTTCTTTCCCGAGGAACTCCTGCCCGAGCTCCTGCCGGAGATGCTGGTGGCGGAGGAGCGCCCCCCTCAGGAGCGCCTTTCTCGGAAGGACCTGTTCGAGGCGCGCCCTCCCATGGAGCAGCCTCCTTGTGGAGTGGGGAAACATAAGCTGGAAGAAGGAAGCTTTAAGGAAAGGCTGGCTCGTTCTCGCCCGCAATTTAGAGGGGACATACACGGTAGAAATTTGAGCAACGAGGAGATGATAAAGGTAGCAGAGGAGATGGAAGAGATGAAAAGAGTACGAAACAAATTGATGATCATGCACTGGAAGGCCAGACGGAACCGTCCTTATCCTATGTAA